Below is a genomic region from Castanea sativa cultivar Marrone di Chiusa Pesio chromosome 2, ASM4071231v1.
ATTTGTCCAATTTTAGATTTGTTATTAGTATGGTCACAGCTTacaagaaagagagattgaTTGTACCATTGTTGTGATAAGCGCAGGTGATCTTCATTGGAAAGTAGTCTCTGTTTACATCAACAGACTGAATCAGGTTAGTCTTTCTATGCTAAAGCCTAAAGCACTGTCTGATTTTCCTTTAGAAATTCTAATCACTTAATAATTTGGGTATCAATTAGACTTTTATTAGGAGTGTGAACCTGATAGACAAAAGGTTGGGAGGGAAAGTTAGGAAAAACTGAGCATGATGAAATAAATGGATCTactttccctttcttttcttgcttCTTTGGAATCTTTTAATCTTTGAGCTTCTTTTTGTGCAGGTTATGTTGAAGATGAAGAGCAGGCACGTTGCTGGGAccatcacaaaaaagaaaaagagtaagtAATTGCCTTTGTCTTTTCTCTAATAAGTTTGAACAGAATTGGAGGTGGGTCTTCTTCCATTTGGGGATTTGTGAAAGCAAATGGCATTAAAGTGGGAAAAAGATCAAAAGGGTTCATCTTTAATTCGATCTCTTTTGAATTTTACAGATCAGGTGTTGGAGGTGATTAAAGATATGCCAGCATGGCCCGGCCGCCACTTGCTGGAAGGTGGTGAGCACCGCCGTTACTTTGGATTGAAGACCGTTATGCGTGGAGTCGTAGAATTTGAGTGCAAGAACCAGAGAGAGTATGATATCTGGACTCAAGGTGTGTCAAGGCTGCTTACAATTGCTGCAGAAAAGAATAACAGGCAtagagtttgaactttgaaatgtgtttgtttgtttacatTAGGGAGGGGGGGTGAAATTTTGGCAGATGGCAAAGTGGGGACTAGGAATTTATGGCCCTATGAACATaatagatattttaaaatatggtgGGGGCTGGATTTTTGGGTTCCTAttgtaaaaagaagaaaattaaaagataagtTATTATCCAATTGGGGTCACTTTAATCATGGGGGGAATATGTATtgagccttttctttttgtttctgaATGGAAAAGTAAAGTGATTATCAAAGTAACAAACACCATGTGATCCAAGTCCTTGTTGTTTCACTGTTGTTTGAGGAAAGAAAAGGAGTATCTTGGACTGGGGCGGTCAAAAAGAGAAGGAACGAATCCCGTTTTAAGTAAAGCATAATATTTAGTAGAAGATGAGGACATTGTCTGATTCTATGTGTatgctttattttattattatgtggGTTTGGCTTTTGTCCCTTAATTGTTTTGGGAACATAGTTTATGACTTTAAGGTTTCTGAAGTGGTGGAACCAAAGATTGTCTTGTTCTGTAATCTTCCACTTTATGTAATTATTTTGATTTGGATGAAGTGAATCAAGGTctttgataatattttattgctGAAAAAGCAGAATGACACCCATATTGTCATAAGTGGGATATGATAATGAACATAGGTAACCCAATGGGACTAATACTGAAAATGATGTAATACAGGAAAAAAGTCTTTAAGCATAGCAGTACATACACATTAATTTGTTGGTTTTCGGCTTAATTTGATGGGTGTGTTTGAGGCCTAAAGAGGAGCCAGCCAAGACTACCAAATTAGTCTATGGCTGTAGCCTGTAGGTTAGGTGTGTGTGCGCTTTTAAAATGTGGGGAGGCCCACCAAAAAATGTGATTGAGATTTGAGGCCTCTTTTGAGGTGGCTTGAAGGCCGAATTTGTGGAAATGGAGTTTAGGCTTTTTCCTCTTAAAGCTAATGACTCCATAAAAATAAAGTGCTGAAGCTCAAGCTCAGAGCTACTGTATCTGCCCAACAGTTATAAGAGGCATTATCTTGTTGATGGATTAAGGAATCAAAGTTTATGTTCAGCGAGGGAGGCTTTAGTAGCATCCCCTATATTTTTACTAATGAAGCTTCACTATATTGAAATTCATTTGAGGTTTATCCTTTGCACAATCTCCATAATAACTTAATCTAGAACatgttttattttgtatatatataacaaaatagtTGTGCATATAGACAGTACAGTCGTTATTAGTTGCACAATCCATTGAAGTAACCTGTGAACGTGATTGCTGAATTTGCTGCAGCATGAAATCAACATTTCATGCGTGTAAAAATCAATTACAGACTGAAACTTAGTTGACTACCCTTAATCGAATAGAAATGAGGGAACAACCCAAGAGTATTGGACACTGGACAGGGTCTAGCATGAGCAGGTGATTATCCAAGTAATGAATTTGACTAGCATGATTCAAGAGTGTGGTTAAAACAGTTGATTATGAACGACATGGCACTGTCATTTCTGCAATACATAAATCATGCAAAACATATGGCAAGATTCAAGTCCAATGACCattctttttctatttaattgCACTAGCATAGGATGCTTGATAATCTGCCTTGTATAGCTTGAGTTACTGCTTGGAAATTTCTCTAGGCATATAGAAAATCTAGAATATAAATTGAACCCTCTTTCCAAAACCAAGGGTAAGATAAACAAAGAAAATCCCACCATGGAGAAGCTAGGCAATAATATAGATATGACAAAACAAAGATACTGTGCTTAATTGGATTTGCATTCTTAACCACACTTCTCTTCAATTGGGTAAAAAAGGCTCAAAGTTTCTATATCAATATGACTGTTTGAAGATGCAAAGATATGCGATTGAGAGGAGAAAATGAAGGCTTTTAGCTGTTAGCATCATCTAATTCGAGGAGGCTGAGAAAGATGTTGACAACATCTAGATACAAGGCAGCTGAAGCCCAGATATAATCATCATAGGAGTAGCGCTTGATTATATTGTTAGTGTCATAAACAAAATAACCGCAGAATATAAGCGATGCCAAACCACTGTAAATCATCATGGACACCTTGCCCAGAGGGATAAAGATCTGTTCATTAAGAAGAGGTTCCATTAGTCCAAATTTGGATGAAGGGCGAGAGAGGAATCAAAACAAGCTGGGAAGTCCCATTTACCTGAATGAGTCCAAACACTACGAGCACAAGGAGAGAAGCAAACAGAAAGGGTCCTAGAAAACTGAAATCTTTTCCTCTCTTCACTGCCCAGAAGGTGTAGAGAGTTAGGCTAACAACTGCAACACACGTGAGAAAAGCAGCCTCCAAAATAATTCGTCCTGTCGACAACAAAATAAAgtttagtgtaaaataaaaaacacacaactTGCattgatttttaagttttaacatcaCAATAGTTATCAAGTAAGTAAAGGCTTACACTAACTAAACAAAACTAGATACCGAAATACTATTAgaagaatgtcatcaacattttgttacaaaaattaactaatcagcgtatttctcaaaaattattactttttttcaaCTCTCTAAATTAAGCATGTTAGATTGTCTAGAATAATTTTTGTGGtcaaaacatttcaaaacatGGATATTTCAAATAGGAACCTGCTTGTTTCTAAGtccaaaatttacaaattgctaaAGTCATGCCAAATTGCAACAAAGTCCAAAGAGTTCATGAAGAGAAACCGATTCCAACCATCTGGTAACAGAGGTAACAAGAGAATTATATTCATATGGAAGACAGGCAAGAATATAAGAGTTAATTTCATAATCTCCAAGTGAGATTATGGTAGAGGGAGAGGAGGGAGACAATTGTTTTTGGAGGAGGGGCTGTTCTGCCACGAACATGATGGAGGATTTTGTTGCCATTAATATAGGGTAGAATAGCTGTTTTCCAAGAAAGGCATTTGTCTTTGGCAAGTTCGATTTGGAGATGATTTGATGGAGTAAGTGTTGAGTAGGATTGGGAGGTGGTAGCTGAATCAACAGtagaggaggaagaggaagaattTGACATGGTTGGACGTGAGTCCATTTGCTCTGATAGCATAAAGAGATTTGAAATAtgtaattagattctaaatgtGATATTTGCTTCTCATGAAATCATTGGGAGCTTCTTCttgtatttataaaaattgaaaataaaaaatacatatttgttATCAATCTCCTGTAACTGTTATCTGACATGTTTGATGGTTATCCTCTTGTGGTATTTGACTTAAATTGTGCTGATATGTTACTGGAGTTGTAATCGTGTGAGAGGATGGCTTTAATGGTGTTTGATTCAAATTCGAATTTGTTTTAGCCATGTGAGGAGATGAGGATAAGGATGTTTCAATAGTCAATAGTAAGTAAGTGCTCAAAAAGCCAGAGGCATTCTATCAATTGTATGTTTCTGGAAACTAATTGTATTGTAACATTGTTACATGTTTAACCTCTTCCAAAACACTGTTAAGtctcaaaaccattttttccatgactaaaaattgtattaaaCCAGGTTGACAATAAACCACAAAAAGACTTAAAATAAGGCATGGTTAACTAATGCAACTATAACATATACAATGTTCACAAAATGCTAATTGCAAAGACATATGTTTATATATGAACAATAAGATTATGATTAAGAATTAGGAACATAGTCTCAATATTGAATAAACAGGGGCTTCATCAAATTCCTTATCAAGCATCTGTTTCACATGTTTCTCACCTGAAAATGAGATCAGTGAGAAACACAGACGTGTGAAATTACTAACTAAAGTATCCTCCATAGATTAATGAAGATCAGTTTCTTAATTCCAACAGTGAGGAAAGAGGGAAtttcttgaaataatttatataacacCAAAATTAGGCCTTGTCTCCTTCAATTAGATATATTCTGAatctcttttataaattattttaaatattttatcatgattcttaaaattcttCAACAAAATGAAGATTCACAGGCATAAACATTAAGGCTGCTCCTTAATAACAGACACCCTTTTCTTCCGTAACATAAACCATATAAGAAATTAAAGATCAATTCAAGCAAtatacacaaaacaaaaaccaaaaggaGAACTAAAGTAAATTGGAATCATCACCACAAATCACTGAAAAAATGCAATTAAATAAAGATTCAaacttctactttttttttttccatcaaagAAGGctataaaaaagtataaatctttatttaattttacataacaagaaaaaaagaaaaaagattgagGTAAAAGTATTCAATACCTTTTGTAAATGCACAAGCAAGTCCCACCGCAAATGAGATTGAAACCGTAAACAGCATGAGAATGAAGAAGTTCCAAGGGTGATGCTTGTGGTAATAGTACAAGGGGCATAAAACTACATATCATAAAACAGCACAGAAACAAAGTAACTGAGTATCAAATTCAAGAACATGTATAGCACCAaatactaaaacaaaaacaaaaacaaaaaccccacAAAGAATTTCAAGAAAAGAACAGAAGAGAAAAGTTTACGTATGAAAGGAAGTATGCAAATGACGATATAGACAGGAAGGCCAGCAGCggtttgagtgaagaagtttggTATGGGGCGGACGAACACAACTGTTGCGGCAACCGCTGTGGTTAGAAGCATTTGGATGCATAAAATGCTGTAGACTTTGCGAATAAACGCCCATTGGAGCTGAGAGCTCTCAAGCATCGTGGGATAGagttggttgttgttgttgccgGACTCTACGTCACCTTTGTTGCTACGAGTCATTGTGTTTGTGGTAGTGACAAGAGTACGTTGATAATTAACGATGAACagtgggttttggttttggagGATATGAAACTATGAAGGAATAGGGTTTCTTGGCTTTTCTTGGGGGAGAAGAAACAGTGGGAATGTGAAGGGAAAGAATTGTGGGGTTTGGAGTTAATGGTTAATCTTGAGTTCTATTGGTATTGGAGACAGTTATTGCCTAATTGAAGGCTATATATGGATAGCTTATGTTATGGGCAATAAATATACACGgtttttttgatttgatttgaaatatgcACGGTTTTTTCATGgtacaatttgtttttttttttcctcttttatttttcatttaaatatgaaaatttaataCTTATGATGGTAATTAACACTAGTCTTTGAGCACGCGCTCAATGGGCAATAAATATACacggttttttttatttgatttgaaatataCACGATTTTTTCATGGTacgatttgttttttttcctctattatttttcattcaaatatGGAAATTTAATACTCATGACAGTAATTAACACCAGCCTTTGAGCACGCGCGTTATGACGGTAATTAACACTAGCCTTTGAGCATGCGCTCAATGGGCAATAAATATACACGGTTTTTTCATGGTacgatttgtttttttttcctctaatatttttcattaaaatatggAAATTTAATACTCATGACAGTAATTAACAccagcctctgagcacgcgcgttaTGACGGTAATTAACactagcctttgagcacgcgCTCAATGGGCAATAAATATACACGGTTTTTTCATGGTacgatttgtttttttttcctctattatttttcattcaaatatGGAAATTTAATACTCATGACAGTAATTAACACCAACCtcagcgcgtgctcagaggctcttctattttttgggtaagggttaatttagagtattaTTATAACTTgggattactatatttttcaatcataaaaaaaaaaacctaagggtgtgatgagtattatgtgttaTCTTAGATGCTTATTTTACATACCTAGggatgtgatgaaaaattatattatcacacataatattcatcacacccttagGTATGTAAAATAAGCATCTAAGATAACACATAATACTcgtcacacccctaggtttttttttttttttttttttgtgattgaaaaatgtagtaaccctaaattataataaatgctataaattaacctttacccaaaaaatagaagagagaggctagtttttatttatttattatttatttaaaatctcttccatattttggaaaaaaaactacatgtttaaaaaaaatctaatgttcTATCTAtgtactattttaaaaaaatctcactttCTATCCCACGTTTAAAAACTACCCAACCACCTGGTACATGGCTTGCATGTTTGGATTGGGATTTGGATGCTTCTACTAATTTTTACAATAGCTGAGTATCCAATGACTTTAAAATTGACAAACTAAGATTATCAATACTTATATTGCATTTTTATAAGGTAtataagtaaattaataagttttttgttaAAGGAAATGCTCCTAGAAAGACCCTAAAATTTAGTAACTACACATCcacgtttgtttgtttgtttgtttttttccccctttttggtgttgttgatgttgttgttgttgttgttttttttttttttttcaacttttatgtATGgcagttataattttttgtctaatcctaaaatgtagttttttagtcctaaaatttagccatttACTAAACATTCAtaacataagtaaataaaagcttaaatttcaaattttatggcaAGAGATACACGTTTCTTTTGGTGTTGTTGTTCTTTTTAAGGTTGTAAACTAGATAGAAACCTTTTAAGGTTGTTATTTAATTCATTCTTTGATGAATATTAACAATTCTTCATTAAGAAACATCAAAATTTCAGGCATGACagagaataaataaattcacaAGTTTTCATGACCAATCGAGTTgttgaattcaattttttatttcatgctTTGCTCATTGTCATGTTTAAATCTAATGGTTTGATGTCGTTAAGAGACAAAAAcgtattagaaaaataaatatagatcAATACCATTAGTGTGCATAAGACCTTGAAAATATGTGGCAGAAACTTATCATTAAAGTTAAAGAATGAAATACTTGTCAATGATTGAGCATCTGAATTTGATAAGCTTATATGGATATCAAGATCATGGAAACAATAGCAAATCATTCTGGTTGAATATATCAACAATGGAACACTTGGGGGACATGTAGATCGTGAGTCAAACaactataatttataaatttgatgGTGTTTTGGGGTGAAGAATttgctaattacataaaaattagcAAATGAAGGGATTTAAAATCCTAGGAAtcacaaatttcattgtttggaTAAAATGATGGTATTGTAAGTTTCTCCCAGCTTAGAAATAGGAATGGCATCGGGCCGGGTTTTTTCATACCCGAACCCAACCCGCAAGCTCGGACCTGGTCCATTTATTAAATGGATTTTTTCCCGAGGCCCAAACCCTCCCCGCCGGGCCCCATTTAGGCCAACCAGATTTGGGCCCATTCCGCGGCCTAAATCGtggcccaaccaaaaaaaaattgaagcccaAATTCATTTTTGCCTAGATTCAAGCCCTATAACGTGTAG
It encodes:
- the LOC142625603 gene encoding protein LIFEGUARD 4-like — encoded protein: MTRSNKGDVESGNNNNQLYPTMLESSQLQWAFIRKVYSILCIQMLLTTAVAATVVFVRPIPNFFTQTAAGLPVYIVICILPFILLCPLYYYHKHHPWNFFILMLFTVSISFAVGLACAFTKGRIILEAAFLTCVAVVSLTLYTFWAVKRGKDFSFLGPFLFASLLVLVVFGLIQIFIPLGKVSMMIYSGLASLIFCGYFVYDTNNIIKRYSYDDYIWASAALYLDVVNIFLSLLELDDANS